Genomic window (Rossellomorea aquimaris):
GGACCAGGGACGGACCTTCATCACTTGAGACCTACAGATGTAACCGTCAATTCTACAAGAAGCAATCTTGATTTTGATAATGGTGGGACTCAGCATAGTGAAGCACCTGGCAACTTTTATGATGGGGATTCCTGGGAGCCCAGGGATGAAGTGAAAGGGGACGTTGCCCGTATGATTTTCTATATGGCGGTCCGCTATGAAGGGGACAGAGGGGAATTGGATTTAGAGATCAATAACAATGTCAACAATGGAAGTGCCCCTTATCACGGGAAAATGTCAGTTCTCCTTGAATGGAATGAACAGGACCCTGTCGATGGAAGGGAAATCAGACGCAATGATATCATCTTTGAGCAATATCAAGGAAACAGAAATCCATTCATTGACCACCCTGAGTGGGCGGAGATGATCTGGTAAGTTGGATTGAGCCTGGAAATTTCCGGGTTCTTTTTTTATTGAAAAATGATGATGGATGGCGGGGAGGGGGAAGGCACTGATGAAACTTTTTAAGGGCAATAAAGGAATCGGTGAGGAACGCCTCGAAATACATAAGTCGAGGTGAAAAAGACATGAAACGGTTATTGACGGGTACAAGGATTTATCTTTCCGGTTTTCAGGAAGAAGATGCTACGGCCATAAGGGAGTGGAGTCAAAATGAAGAAGTTCAGAGATTACTGGATGCTCTCCCCCACAAGCCGAAAGGAGAAGAAGATATTAAAAAGTGGATGGGAGATCCGGGAGATAACGCCTTTCGTTTTGCAATTCGACTAAAGGACGATGGAAGAATCATAGGTTTTGTTGAATTGGACGGTATTCTGTGGACCCATCGTGTGGGCTGGGTATCCAATTCAATCGGTGACGAACAGTCCTGGGGCAATGGTTATGGCAAGGAAGCCATGGATTGTTTGCTGGCGTACGCTTTTCATGAGTTGAATTTATACCGACTCCAGCTAACGGTATTTTCATATAATGAGAGGGCCATGCGTTTATATGAAGCACTCGGATTCAAGAAAGAAGGAAGCTACCGTCAATTTTTACAAAGAGACGGAGATCGATACGACATGATCTTATACGGACTATTAGCAGATGAATGGAACGGAAGTGTGAAAGAAGGATGATGCTGTCCTTCTTTTTTTGACGTCGAATGCATCTATTCCCCCATCTTCCATCTCCTCCGCTCGACATACAACAAGCCCCCCAACCAGGCATGAAACAAAAAGCATCCCAGTAACAGAAACAATGATTGAACGTAAGTTAGCTGCATGACCACTAAAGGAGCTAAGCTGGTTCCTCCTAATAAAATAAAAGAGTAAAGACTGAGAGCCTGGATTCTGCCTTCGCCACTCATATCTCCGATTAGGGTAATGACGGTCGGAATCAACAATGAAATGCCGGAAACAAAGAGAACAGAAGAAAGAACGATGATGAAAGGATTACTCATGTGCACGTAAATGAAAGCGATGGATACACTCGAAATGGAGATAGTTACACCAATAAAAAGAGTTTTATAGACTCCGATGGCTTCAAGAAGGCGACCGGTAAAGAGCGATAACCCGACGCCGATCAACCCGACTGCCCTGATGAGGAAGAGTAGATCGGAACTTCCAGACAAGTACCTGGTCAAGCTGTCATAATAAACAACAAAAGAGGAGAGAATGGTGAACACGATGCCGTAGCAGTAAAGGAGTTCCTTTCTCAAAAGGAGTTTATAAATCGTGACGATCTGGTGTGTGACCGAAACGTATCGAGTGGATGTAGCGGGTAGAGTTTGTTTTCCTATTAAAAATAAGGAGACGTACACCACTGCGAAAAAGAAGAATACAATAGTCCAGTTGCTGTAGCGGGTGATTCCTTCGCTGAGTAATTGACCGAGGATGCCTGCGAACAGAAAACCGGAATTTATAAAAGCGAGAAGCAGCGTTCTCTTTCTTCCAGAAAACAAATCATACGTATAAGCAACGGCGACGGGGGCAAAGCTTCCTAAACAAAAGCCTTGAATTCCCCGTATGAAAAATAAACTCCAGAAATCACCAGCAAGCCCCACCAGGCCTGTTGAAAACGCAGAGGCAAGCATACCCCAAACGAGAATCTCTTTTTTTCCAAAACGATCTGCGCTATTGGCAAAGGTTAGAAGTCCACAGGCGTAGAAAAAGATAAATGAGCTTCCTGCAATAACGACTTCACTTTGTGCTATGGAGAGGGAGGAAGCGATATTCCCGTAAATGGGAATGAATGTGTAAATATTGCAGGCAACCATAATCGCCATCACAACAAGAACAGAAGCGATTCTGTTAAAATATCGATCCATCAGCAATCACCTACCTCTTTTTACTGTATGCAGGTGTTCCAAATATTTTCAATAAAGATTGAGACGGGAAAGATTTGTTCCTGTGTACTATAATGAACCTATACAAAAATTCAACCTGCCTCATGGTTACAATAGATTAGTATAAGAAAGGGAGTGAGAGGATGGCTGTACGTTTTATTCTCGGACGCTCCGGTACGGGGAAAACCCATCGCATATTAGATGAGATGAAGCAGAGCTTATTGGAAGCGCCGAATGGGGATCCCATCATCTATATCGTGCCGGATCAGATGTCATTTATATCGGAATACGAGCTTGTCAACACACCCGGATTAAACGGGATGATTCGTGGACAAGTGTTCAGCTTCACACGGCTCGCGTGGAAGATTCTTCAGGAAACGGGCGGAATGAGCCGCTACCATCTATCAGATGTCGGCTTAAATATGATGATTCGGAAGATTATCGACGAAAACAAAGATCATCTCCATATTTTCTCGAAGGCAGCGGATAAGCCGGGTTTCATCCATCATGTAGAATCCATGTTGACGGAATTCAAGCGCTATTGTATTTCGCCACGGGATCTCCACCAATTTGATGGGGAAGATGAGCGGGATTCAAAGGTTTTGAAGGATAAGCTTCATGATCTTGAACTGATTTATGAGAAATTCGAGGAGAAGCTCCTTGGCAAATACATTGATTCAGAAGACTATTTTCAGCTGTTGGCAGATAATGTGAAAAACTCTGAACTTCTAAGAGATGCAGAGATTTACATAGACGGCTTCCATAGCTTCACGCCCCAGGAATATCTGATAATCGATCAGCTCATTCAGCACAGTAAGACAGTGACGGTTGCCCTTACAACCGATCCGGAGCAGCAATTGGGGGCGATGAACGAGTTAAGCTTATATCGGATGACGAACGAAACGTACCATACCCTTCAGGATATATGCTATGGAGCGGGGAAGTCCATAGAAGAAGAGGTGTTAGTGAAGCCGATTCGCTATCATAATGAAACGATGCTCCATCTCGAACGTCATTTTGAGGACCGGCCGACTGTTCCATGCGAAGAAGCAAAAGGCTCCATTGAGTTTCTGGAAGCTTCCAATCGCCGGGCAGAGGTCGAAGGGATAGCAAGAGAGATACGGAAGCTAGCCAGGGAAAAGGGATATCGCTTCAAAGATATAGCGGTGCTCGTTCGAAACAGCCAGGACTACCGTGATAAGGTCGAAACAATTTTTCAAGATTATAGTATTCCATTTTTCCTTGATCAGAAGAGGACAATGTTAAATCATCCATTAATTGAGTTGATCCGTTCGACTCTGGAAATTATGATAACGAACTGGAGGTATGAGCCTGTATTCCGGGCTGTGAAAACAGACCTGTTGTTTCCTTATCAAAAAAATCCGACCGATTTGCGGGAAAAAATGGACCGTTTGGAGAACTATGTGTTGGCTTACGGGATCAAAGGCGATCGCTGGACGAAGAAAGATCGCTGGAAGTACCGTCGTTTCCATGGTCTTGAGCATGTGGACGCACCGCAAACCGACCGTGAAAAGGAACTCGAGCATGAGATCAATGAGCTTCGTTTATTTATTTCTGCGCCGATCATCCGTCTCGGAAAACGATTGAAAAAGCAATCCACGGGACGGGAATTTTGTGAAACCCTCTATCTGTATCTGGAAGAGTTGGATATTCCGGCTAAACTTGAACGTATGCGTATTGAAGCGGAAGAAAAAGGCGACTTGATTGCGGCAAGGGAGCACGATCAAGCTTGGTCAGCCGTAATGGACTTACTTGATCAATATGTAGAGATGCTCGGCGATGAGGAAACGACGATGAAGAAATTCTCGTCGATCCTGGATGCAGGTATGGAAACGATGCAGTTCTCGTTAGTCCCCCCTGCCATCGATCAGGTCATTATTGCAGATCTTGAGAAATCAAGGCTTGGGGACATTAAAGCAGCTTTCATCATCGGAGTGAACGATGGTGTGCTACCGGCGAAAATGAATGAAGACGGAGTCCTGTCTGATGAAGACCGTGAATCGTTGATCAATGGGGGCTTCAAGATAGCTCCCAGTAATAGGACGAAGCTGCTGGACGAGGAGTTTGTGGCGTATAAAGCCTTTACGACTCCGAGTGAACGATTATTCATCAGCTATCCCATCGCGAATGAAGAAGGAAAAGCGTTATTGCCATCCTCTTTCATCAAAAGGCTGAATGAAATGTTTCCGGATGCAAATACGAAGCTTCTATTTAATGAACCATCCGAGCTTTCTGAGGAAGAGCAGCTTCATTATGTGTGTCATCCCAATGTGACCATTTCTCATTTGACGTCGCAATTACAGATGAAGAAACGGGAATATCCGATCTATGATTTCTGGTGGGATGTGTATAACTTCTATGCAACATCAAACGATTGGAAATGGCATTCACAGCATATTTTATCCAGTCTCTTCTACCAGAATCGGGCGAATCAGCTTTCTGAGGATACGAGCAGGGATCTGTATGGTGATCATATTTTAGCGAGTGTATCCCGAATGGAGCTGTTCCATAGCTGTCCGTTTTCTCATTTTGCCAGTCATGGGTTGAAGCTTAGAGAGCGGGATTTCTTTAAACTGGAGGCACCGGATATCGGGGAAATGTTCCACTCG
Coding sequences:
- the addB gene encoding helicase-exonuclease AddAB subunit AddB, with product MAVRFILGRSGTGKTHRILDEMKQSLLEAPNGDPIIYIVPDQMSFISEYELVNTPGLNGMIRGQVFSFTRLAWKILQETGGMSRYHLSDVGLNMMIRKIIDENKDHLHIFSKAADKPGFIHHVESMLTEFKRYCISPRDLHQFDGEDERDSKVLKDKLHDLELIYEKFEEKLLGKYIDSEDYFQLLADNVKNSELLRDAEIYIDGFHSFTPQEYLIIDQLIQHSKTVTVALTTDPEQQLGAMNELSLYRMTNETYHTLQDICYGAGKSIEEEVLVKPIRYHNETMLHLERHFEDRPTVPCEEAKGSIEFLEASNRRAEVEGIAREIRKLAREKGYRFKDIAVLVRNSQDYRDKVETIFQDYSIPFFLDQKRTMLNHPLIELIRSTLEIMITNWRYEPVFRAVKTDLLFPYQKNPTDLREKMDRLENYVLAYGIKGDRWTKKDRWKYRRFHGLEHVDAPQTDREKELEHEINELRLFISAPIIRLGKRLKKQSTGREFCETLYLYLEELDIPAKLERMRIEAEEKGDLIAAREHDQAWSAVMDLLDQYVEMLGDEETTMKKFSSILDAGMETMQFSLVPPAIDQVIIADLEKSRLGDIKAAFIIGVNDGVLPAKMNEDGVLSDEDRESLINGGFKIAPSNRTKLLDEEFVAYKAFTTPSERLFISYPIANEEGKALLPSSFIKRLNEMFPDANTKLLFNEPSELSEEEQLHYVCHPNVTISHLTSQLQMKKREYPIYDFWWDVYNFYATSNDWKWHSQHILSSLFYQNRANQLSEDTSRDLYGDHILASVSRMELFHSCPFSHFASHGLKLRERDFFKLEAPDIGEMFHSALKWISEEVERHGLTWASLSKAQCLKLAKEAVLMLAPKLQHQILLSSNRHYYIAQKLEQIISRASLILSEHAKASGFVPVGVELGFGPHATLAPFQFQLRNGTKMELQGRIDRVDKAEDVSGVYLRIVDYKSSARDLDMTEVYYGLALQMLTYLDIVLTNSKQFVGKEAKPAGVLYFHVHNPMINSKKILTMDQIEKEIFKSFKMKGLVLGDSDIVRLMDQTLDTGNSDIISAGIKKDGSLSSRSKAASQEDFHYMRQHVRKLYEASGNRIVSGETNITPYKLKDRTPCQFCSFRSVCQFDQSLEENEYRVLPTAKPEDLLKKVREEVESNE
- a CDS encoding GNAT family protein is translated as MKRLLTGTRIYLSGFQEEDATAIREWSQNEEVQRLLDALPHKPKGEEDIKKWMGDPGDNAFRFAIRLKDDGRIIGFVELDGILWTHRVGWVSNSIGDEQSWGNGYGKEAMDCLLAYAFHELNLYRLQLTVFSYNERAMRLYEALGFKKEGSYRQFLQRDGDRYDMILYGLLADEWNGSVKEG
- a CDS encoding MFS transporter, with product MDRYFNRIASVLVVMAIMVACNIYTFIPIYGNIASSLSIAQSEVVIAGSSFIFFYACGLLTFANSADRFGKKEILVWGMLASAFSTGLVGLAGDFWSLFFIRGIQGFCLGSFAPVAVAYTYDLFSGRKRTLLLAFINSGFLFAGILGQLLSEGITRYSNWTIVFFFFAVVYVSLFLIGKQTLPATSTRYVSVTHQIVTIYKLLLRKELLYCYGIVFTILSSFVVYYDSLTRYLSGSSDLLFLIRAVGLIGVGLSLFTGRLLEAIGVYKTLFIGVTISISSVSIAFIYVHMSNPFIIVLSSVLFVSGISLLIPTVITLIGDMSGEGRIQALSLYSFILLGGTSLAPLVVMQLTYVQSLFLLLGCFLFHAWLGGLLYVERRRWKMGE